A single genomic interval of Shewanella halotolerans harbors:
- a CDS encoding multidrug effflux MFS transporter produces MNKASIPSSELSQPQGIPNLALLIPMLSAIVAITPLAIDMYLPAMSTLASSFNSSVTTVQQSLSLYLAGYALGMLTFGPVADRIGRRPLVLVGLTGFGLISLTLAFVTSVEVFLGLRFLQAFIGAAATVVVPGYIKEVYGKNTAKGMSYVSLIMMLAPLIAPTMGSLILELGEWHLIFFILACYASLLLILVLTKLRMPSDSQTSGRSQRSFFGAYAVVFTKPGVKLHIASGVMTSFAFFCYLTASPFVYMEVFGLDKSLFAILFSTNVGALMLANVINSRIVVKYGSRRMLKVATLLAAVAGIGLLSVNLLGLSYHFTVAALIPFMGFLGVMSVNADAIVLMKFQQETGTATAVIGTLRFGFGALAGPLLALFYTGTAVPFSALMLGAVLLVGLCQFLAHSQQRQG; encoded by the coding sequence GTGAACAAAGCGTCGATCCCGTCATCTGAGCTTAGCCAACCCCAGGGCATCCCCAATCTGGCCCTGTTGATCCCCATGTTATCGGCCATCGTCGCCATCACGCCGCTGGCAATCGACATGTACCTGCCGGCCATGTCGACCCTGGCCAGCAGCTTCAATTCAAGCGTCACTACTGTGCAGCAGTCACTCAGTCTCTATCTGGCGGGCTATGCCCTTGGCATGCTCACCTTCGGCCCTGTTGCCGACCGCATCGGCCGCCGCCCCTTGGTATTAGTTGGCTTAACCGGCTTTGGTCTGATCAGCCTGACACTGGCCTTCGTCACTAGCGTGGAGGTATTTCTGGGGCTGAGATTCCTGCAGGCCTTCATCGGCGCCGCCGCCACAGTGGTGGTGCCCGGCTACATCAAGGAGGTCTATGGCAAGAACACCGCCAAGGGGATGTCCTACGTCAGCCTGATCATGATGCTGGCGCCGCTCATCGCCCCCACCATGGGCAGCCTAATCCTCGAGCTGGGTGAATGGCACCTGATCTTCTTCATCTTGGCCTGTTACGCCAGCTTGCTGCTCATCCTGGTACTGACCAAGCTAAGAATGCCCAGCGATTCGCAAACAAGCGGCCGCAGTCAGCGGTCATTCTTCGGCGCCTATGCAGTGGTGTTTACCAAGCCAGGCGTTAAGCTGCATATCGCCAGCGGCGTGATGACCTCGTTTGCCTTTTTCTGCTACCTCACCGCCTCACCGTTCGTCTACATGGAGGTGTTTGGTCTGGATAAGAGCCTGTTTGCCATCCTCTTTAGCACCAATGTCGGCGCCCTGATGCTGGCCAACGTGATCAACAGCCGCATCGTGGTCAAGTATGGCTCACGCCGTATGCTCAAGGTGGCCACCCTACTGGCGGCCGTCGCCGGTATTGGCTTATTAAGCGTTAACCTGCTGGGACTTAGCTATCACTTTACCGTGGCGGCGCTCATCCCCTTCATGGGTTTCCTGGGCGTAATGTCGGTCAATGCCGATGCCATAGTGCTAATGAAGTTTCAGCAGGAGACTGGCACGGCGACGGCGGTGATCGGCACCCTGAGATTTGGCTTTGGCGCCCTGGCGGGTCCTTTGTTGGCGCTCTTCTACACTGGGACAGCGGTGCCCTTCTCCGCGCTCATGTTAGGCGCCGTACTGCTAGTGGGCCTCTGCCAATTCCTGGCGCATTCACAGCAAAGACAGGGCTAA
- a CDS encoding class II glutamine amidotransferase — translation MCRFLTYSGPKALMSPLIFKASNSLVMQSKYAQKRKVPTNADGFGLGWYPTQDDPIPATFVNVDPAWSNRNLKMIAEKVETQHYFAHVRDASKGMPVSQANCHPFSCMHYLWMHNGRLDQFDKFRRQLLNQLSDRAFALIKGNTDSEYAFALFMDMLEFAEKASLSQLENAMEATIACIMRLRKAAGADTNAFINFAVTDGKHTVVTRFATLEGVKPASLFFGRGKVNECQEGIEFIPHTEEVQEGEQACIIICSEPPTDQSEHWTKVERNHMVSAIGNERVSQRKLDLPFQSEL, via the coding sequence ATGTGCAGATTTTTAACCTATAGCGGCCCCAAGGCGCTGATGTCCCCCCTGATCTTTAAGGCCTCCAACTCGCTGGTGATGCAGAGCAAATACGCCCAGAAACGTAAGGTGCCCACCAACGCCGACGGTTTTGGCCTGGGCTGGTATCCCACCCAGGATGATCCTATCCCGGCGACCTTCGTCAACGTGGATCCCGCCTGGAGTAACCGCAACCTTAAGATGATCGCCGAGAAGGTAGAGACTCAGCATTATTTTGCCCACGTGCGCGATGCCTCCAAGGGAATGCCGGTCAGCCAGGCCAACTGCCACCCCTTCTCCTGCATGCATTACCTGTGGATGCACAACGGCCGCCTGGATCAGTTCGATAAGTTCCGTCGTCAGCTGCTCAATCAGCTCTCGGATCGCGCCTTTGCCTTGATCAAGGGCAACACGGACTCAGAATATGCCTTCGCCCTCTTCATGGACATGCTGGAATTTGCCGAGAAAGCCAGCCTGAGTCAGCTGGAAAACGCGATGGAGGCGACTATCGCCTGCATCATGCGCCTACGTAAGGCTGCGGGCGCCGACACTAACGCCTTCATCAACTTTGCCGTCACCGATGGTAAACACACGGTCGTGACCCGTTTCGCCACATTGGAGGGAGTTAAACCCGCCTCACTCTTCTTCGGTCGTGGCAAGGTTAACGAATGCCAGGAGGGGATCGAATTTATCCCCCACACGGAAGAAGTTCAGGAGGGTGAGCAGGCCTGCATCATCATCTGCTCGGAGCCGCCAACGGATCAGAGCGAGCACTGGACCAAGGTGGAGCGCAACCACATGGTGAGCGCCATAGGCAACGAGCGAGTGAGTCAGCGCAAGCTGGACCTGCCGTTTCAGTCAGAGCTTTAA
- the ilvN gene encoding acetolactate synthase small subunit — MRRIISVLLENQPGALSRVVGLFSQRGYNIESLTVAPTDDVTLSRLNITLVADEAVLEQIEKQLHKLIDILKVSNITESSHIERELALIKVKAKGAGREEVKRTADIFRGQIVDVTSELYTIQMAGTSDKLDAFIAAIGEVTKVIEVSRSGVVGLCRGEKAMRA, encoded by the coding sequence ATGCGTCGAATTATTTCTGTATTACTCGAAAACCAACCCGGCGCCCTATCTCGCGTGGTAGGCCTTTTCTCTCAGCGAGGCTACAACATCGAGAGCCTGACGGTGGCGCCGACGGACGATGTCACCCTCTCCAGGCTCAACATTACCCTAGTGGCCGACGAGGCAGTGCTGGAACAGATTGAGAAGCAGCTGCATAAGCTGATCGACATTCTCAAGGTGTCCAACATTACCGAGTCCAGCCATATCGAGCGTGAGCTGGCGCTGATCAAGGTGAAAGCCAAGGGCGCGGGTCGTGAGGAGGTGAAGCGCACCGCCGATATCTTCCGCGGTCAGATAGTGGATGTCACCTCTGAGCTCTACACCATTCAGATGGCCGGCACTTCGGATAAACTCGATGCCTTCATCGCCGCCATCGGCGAGGTGACTAAGGTGATTGAGGTATCTCGCTCAGGTGTGGTCGGTCTGTGCCGCGGTGAGAAGGCGATGCGCGCCTAA
- a CDS encoding rhodanese-related sulfurtransferase translates to MSQFVVCALYKFVSLPAFEALQQPLLKEMESLEIKGTLLLASEGINGTVAGSQAGIDSLLAWLDAQPGLDNIVYKLSFDHEMPFYRTKVKLKKEIVTMGVEGIDPRKVVGTYVKPKDWNKLISDPEVLLIDTRNDYEVNIGTFKNAVDPKTQTFREFPDYVKQNLDPKQHKKVAMFCTGGIRCEKSTAYLKEQGFDEVYHLEGGVLKYLEEVKPEESLWEGECFVFDNRVSVNHQLEKGQYDQCNACRLPITEEDKQSEHYVQGVSCPHCIDKLSDKQRKRFVERERQVQLAKSRGESHIGSDVKQVIEARRQDKVERKQRQHQEG, encoded by the coding sequence ATGTCTCAGTTTGTAGTATGTGCGTTATATAAGTTTGTCTCCCTGCCGGCCTTCGAAGCCCTGCAGCAGCCATTGCTTAAGGAGATGGAATCTTTAGAGATCAAAGGAACTTTGCTGCTGGCCAGCGAAGGGATTAACGGTACGGTCGCCGGCAGTCAGGCGGGGATCGATAGTCTACTGGCCTGGTTAGACGCCCAGCCAGGGCTGGATAATATCGTCTACAAGCTGTCATTCGACCATGAGATGCCTTTCTATCGCACTAAGGTCAAGCTGAAGAAAGAGATAGTCACCATGGGAGTCGAAGGTATAGATCCCCGTAAGGTGGTGGGCACCTATGTGAAGCCTAAGGACTGGAACAAGCTGATCTCAGATCCCGAGGTGCTGCTAATCGACACCCGTAACGACTATGAGGTCAACATAGGCACCTTCAAGAATGCGGTCGACCCTAAGACCCAGACCTTCAGAGAGTTTCCCGACTATGTGAAGCAGAACCTGGATCCTAAGCAACACAAGAAGGTCGCCATGTTCTGCACCGGCGGCATTCGCTGCGAGAAATCTACCGCCTACCTCAAAGAGCAGGGATTCGATGAGGTGTATCACTTAGAAGGTGGGGTGCTTAAGTATCTGGAAGAGGTTAAACCCGAAGAGAGCCTCTGGGAAGGCGAGTGTTTCGTGTTCGACAATCGCGTGTCGGTTAACCATCAGCTGGAAAAGGGACAGTACGACCAGTGTAATGCCTGTCGCCTGCCTATTACCGAAGAAGACAAACAAAGCGAGCATTATGTACAGGGCGTAAGCTGCCCACACTGCATCGACAAGTTGTCTGACAAGCAGCGCAAGCGTTTCGTCGAGCGTGAGCGTCAGGTGCAACTGGCCAAGTCACGCGGCGAGAGCCATATCGGCAGCGATGTGAAGCAGGTGATCGAGGCGCGCCGTCAGGACAAGGTCGAGCGCAAACAGCGCCAGCACCAGGAAGGCTAA
- a CDS encoding glutathione S-transferase, with translation MAYPILYSFRRCPYAMRARLGLFLAGQEVELREIVLKHKPEPMLAASPKGTVPVLILEDGSVIDESLSIMLWALGKKAKEGDEKTAALLLSHEPDLQQAAMDLISENDNEFKPWLDKYKYADRHPEQTQEDYRSQGEHFIARLEARLNEHAQLMADLPTLADYAIFPFVRQFAHVDNTWWQHAPYPKVRAWLANHIDSPVFTAIMKKYPTWLDSGESFSLLEN, from the coding sequence ATGGCCTACCCCATATTATATTCGTTTCGTCGCTGCCCCTATGCCATGCGCGCCCGTCTGGGCCTCTTTCTCGCAGGCCAGGAGGTGGAGCTCAGAGAGATAGTGCTCAAACATAAGCCCGAGCCCATGTTAGCGGCCAGCCCCAAGGGCACTGTACCTGTGCTTATCCTAGAAGATGGCAGCGTCATCGACGAGAGCCTGTCGATCATGCTGTGGGCGCTCGGTAAGAAGGCCAAAGAGGGAGATGAGAAAACAGCGGCGCTGCTCCTTAGCCATGAGCCTGACCTGCAACAAGCGGCCATGGATCTAATTAGTGAAAACGACAATGAATTTAAGCCCTGGCTGGATAAGTATAAGTACGCCGATCGCCATCCAGAGCAGACGCAAGAAGACTATCGTTCCCAGGGCGAGCACTTTATCGCCAGGCTGGAAGCCAGGCTGAACGAACATGCCCAGCTGATGGCAGACCTTCCAACCCTCGCCGACTATGCCATCTTCCCCTTCGTGCGCCAGTTTGCCCACGTGGATAATACCTGGTGGCAACACGCTCCCTACCCTAAGGTACGCGCCTGGCTCGCCAATCATATAGATAGCCCAGTCTTTACTGCCATCATGAAGAAATACCCCACCTGGCTCGACAGCGGTGAGAGCTTCTCACTGCTAGAAAACTAA
- a CDS encoding excinuclease, giving the protein MKKILLVGLTSLTLCSPLAFARDDVGNYNIASVLNSDAAKAKLGSDVSFYFGEQAYGEPLQKLGELKTNKKTNAFNKSDQEACEWVFLSAMIALKNSALKQGGNAIVNIKSNYKNNLTSSEETFQCGAGALMAGVALTGEVVKLAESANSDSVSPENVSPESVK; this is encoded by the coding sequence ATGAAAAAGATACTGCTTGTAGGTTTGACCTCTCTGACCTTGTGTTCTCCGCTGGCCTTTGCAAGAGATGATGTCGGCAACTATAACATCGCCTCGGTACTTAATTCAGATGCGGCCAAGGCCAAGCTGGGCAGTGATGTCAGCTTCTACTTTGGCGAGCAGGCCTATGGTGAGCCGCTGCAGAAACTGGGTGAGCTGAAGACCAACAAGAAGACCAATGCGTTTAATAAGTCAGATCAGGAAGCCTGCGAATGGGTCTTCCTATCGGCGATGATCGCCCTTAAAAATAGCGCGCTGAAACAAGGCGGTAACGCCATAGTGAATATCAAGTCTAACTATAAGAACAACCTGACCTCGAGTGAAGAGACCTTCCAGTGCGGCGCCGGTGCCCTGATGGCGGGCGTGGCGCTGACCGGTGAGGTGGTTAAGCTGGCCGAGAGTGCTAATTCTGATAGTGTTAGCCCCGAGAATGTTAGTCCCGAAAGCGTTAAATAA
- the slyA gene encoding transcriptional regulator SlyA yields MAVENRDWAESSNAERVARLARLWRMVADAELAPLGLTHSRWSVLWKLYRMGQQTSQKDLAEALEIELASLMRTLSQLEQQALIERHCCEHDKRVRRVSLTQAGQDLLAFIRQRIIDLRAELYQGVSPEQLEAFEFVLNRISENAVKKLHPTATDKEEK; encoded by the coding sequence ATGGCAGTAGAAAATCGAGATTGGGCCGAATCGTCCAATGCGGAGCGAGTCGCTAGGCTCGCCAGGCTTTGGCGCATGGTCGCCGATGCCGAGCTTGCCCCATTGGGTTTGACCCATAGCCGCTGGAGTGTGCTTTGGAAGCTCTATCGCATGGGCCAGCAGACCAGTCAGAAGGATCTTGCCGAGGCCCTCGAGATAGAGCTGGCGTCCTTGATGCGCACCCTGAGTCAGCTGGAGCAGCAGGCACTTATCGAGCGTCACTGCTGCGAGCATGACAAACGCGTGCGGCGCGTCTCCTTAACCCAGGCTGGCCAGGATCTGCTGGCCTTTATTCGTCAGCGCATTATCGATCTGCGCGCCGAGCTTTATCAGGGAGTTAGCCCAGAGCAGCTCGAAGCGTTCGAATTTGTGCTCAACCGTATCAGCGAAAACGCCGTAAAGAAATTACACCCCACCGCCACAGATAAAGAGGAAAAGTAG
- a CDS encoding HlyD family secretion protein, with product MTPDQQFARLVKFASIGFILLFGYFLVADLKMPLTTQAMATRTITQVAPQVSGRVVSVQVANNQKVNQGDLLFSLDATPFLLAQEQAELALEQARQDNAELDSAIAAATAEVSAKEIAYALKQREAKRIQSLYANQSVSQQMIDQAQTEVKASRSQLLAAKAQLAKVKTLRGLPGEDNLKLRQAKNRLSQARLALSYTQIRAEHDGVVTNVQLASGNMVNQSTPVMALLLDNVDVIADFREKNLRHIVPGATALVAFDGRPGELFQASVSSVDAGVSQAQFDANGRLATPTESNRWVRDAQRFRLHLELAPDVAISLPAGAKATVQLQPSNVIYQLFAKVQIKFISLLHYIY from the coding sequence ATGACACCGGATCAGCAATTTGCCCGTTTAGTTAAGTTTGCCAGCATCGGCTTCATTCTGCTGTTTGGTTATTTCCTGGTGGCCGACCTTAAGATGCCGCTGACCACCCAGGCGATGGCGACGCGCACCATTACCCAGGTCGCGCCTCAGGTGAGTGGCCGAGTCGTCTCGGTACAGGTCGCCAATAACCAGAAGGTGAACCAGGGCGATCTGCTGTTTAGCCTGGACGCGACCCCATTCCTGCTGGCCCAGGAGCAGGCCGAATTGGCTTTGGAGCAGGCGAGACAAGATAACGCCGAGTTAGATTCAGCCATCGCCGCCGCGACCGCCGAGGTGAGCGCAAAAGAGATCGCCTACGCGCTCAAGCAGCGTGAGGCCAAACGTATTCAATCACTTTATGCCAATCAGAGCGTGTCGCAGCAGATGATCGATCAGGCCCAAACTGAGGTGAAAGCCAGTCGCTCCCAGCTGCTGGCCGCCAAGGCGCAGCTGGCTAAGGTAAAGACCCTGAGGGGATTACCGGGCGAGGATAACCTCAAGCTGCGTCAGGCCAAGAATCGTCTGTCTCAGGCGCGACTTGCCCTGAGTTATACCCAGATCCGCGCAGAACACGATGGTGTGGTCACCAACGTGCAGCTGGCCTCGGGCAACATGGTGAATCAGTCGACGCCCGTCATGGCGCTGCTGCTGGATAATGTGGATGTGATCGCCGATTTTCGTGAGAAGAACCTGCGTCACATAGTCCCGGGCGCGACTGCGCTGGTGGCCTTCGATGGTCGCCCTGGTGAGCTGTTTCAGGCGAGCGTCAGCAGCGTCGATGCCGGTGTGAGTCAGGCCCAGTTCGATGCCAATGGACGTCTGGCGACGCCAACCGAGTCAAACCGTTGGGTGCGAGATGCCCAACGTTTCCGTCTTCACCTGGAGCTGGCACCCGATGTGGCCATATCCCTGCCGGCCGGCGCCAAGGCAACCGTGCAGCTTCAGCCAAGCAATGTTATCTATCAGCTGTTTGCCAAGGTGCAGATCAAGTTTATCAGCCTGCTGCATTACATCTACTAG
- a CDS encoding choice-of-anchor I family protein: MNNKMKKTAIALVMATLGLTACSGDDGKDGTNGSNGANGASSLVAFTQLPAGDLECPLGGQMIQTGLDLNGNGVLDSDEVNAEQTQYLCRETVSGLSAELVGRYESGVYGQSAAEIVGFHVASKRIFVVNAQSGKVDIVDAGNLAAIPVAGSDALVLNNLPKLAVLDVAQDLGLARLGGVNSLAIHGDLLAVAIERGDEAGNSKQGMGYVAFYRIDSAGEASLIHGVEVGALPDNVVFSHDGKQVLVAGEGEPSDDYSVDPLGTVAIIAVTDGMPATSATLLDFSDFNLGGAREAEFSSDIKINGPGASRAQDLEPEYISVSPDDKLAYVSLQENNAIAVIDIPSKAVKAIWPLGFKDFGLGKNAIDASDKDDRVNIQAYPGVVGLYQPDTIASYQWHGSDFVVTANEGDSRDYGGFSEEVRAGDLTLDANHPQFAAAQDKTQLARLKVTTSMGDEDGDGDFDKIVAYGGRSFSIWDQNGQQVFDSGSDFSRITAALLGMNFNNNNEENKGDSRSDDKGAEPEALAIGEIEGKRYAFIGLERTSGFMIYEITNPFAVKFVDYVVNRDFEVGFEIDGSDITGSPEAAGDLGPEGMSFVAAADSPNGKPLLIIGNEVSGSTSVYQLSLQ, encoded by the coding sequence ATGAATAACAAGATGAAAAAAACGGCGATAGCTTTGGTCATGGCAACTCTGGGTCTGACGGCCTGCAGCGGCGATGACGGCAAAGATGGTACAAATGGCAGCAATGGCGCAAACGGCGCGAGTAGCCTGGTTGCATTTACCCAGCTGCCAGCGGGTGACCTTGAATGTCCACTCGGTGGACAGATGATACAGACAGGCCTGGACCTCAATGGCAACGGCGTGCTGGATAGCGATGAAGTCAACGCCGAGCAGACTCAATACCTTTGCCGTGAGACGGTGTCTGGGCTTAGCGCCGAGCTGGTGGGCCGTTATGAGTCTGGCGTCTATGGTCAGAGCGCCGCGGAGATCGTCGGTTTTCATGTGGCGAGTAAACGTATCTTCGTGGTAAACGCCCAGAGCGGTAAGGTAGATATCGTCGATGCGGGCAACTTAGCCGCAATCCCGGTAGCAGGCAGCGATGCCCTGGTGCTCAATAACCTGCCTAAGCTGGCTGTGCTGGATGTGGCGCAAGATCTTGGCCTGGCTCGTCTTGGCGGCGTCAACAGCCTGGCCATACATGGCGATCTGCTGGCGGTGGCCATAGAGCGCGGCGATGAGGCGGGTAACAGCAAGCAGGGGATGGGCTATGTCGCCTTCTATCGCATCGATAGCGCCGGAGAAGCCAGCCTAATCCATGGTGTCGAGGTCGGTGCGCTGCCAGACAATGTCGTATTTAGCCATGATGGCAAGCAAGTATTGGTGGCCGGCGAAGGTGAGCCGAGTGATGACTACAGCGTCGATCCGCTCGGCACGGTGGCGATAATAGCCGTGACCGATGGTATGCCGGCGACCAGCGCGACCTTACTGGATTTCAGCGACTTTAATTTGGGCGGCGCGCGCGAAGCCGAGTTTTCCAGCGACATCAAGATCAACGGCCCGGGTGCCAGTCGCGCGCAAGACTTGGAGCCTGAATATATCAGCGTATCGCCAGACGATAAGCTCGCCTATGTCAGTTTGCAGGAAAACAACGCCATCGCGGTGATCGATATTCCAAGCAAAGCGGTCAAGGCCATCTGGCCCCTCGGCTTTAAGGATTTTGGTTTAGGGAAGAACGCGATCGATGCCAGCGACAAGGATGACAGGGTCAATATTCAAGCCTATCCGGGGGTGGTTGGCTTGTATCAGCCCGATACGATTGCCAGCTACCAGTGGCATGGCAGCGACTTTGTGGTAACGGCCAACGAGGGGGACTCTCGTGACTATGGCGGTTTCTCCGAAGAGGTGCGCGCCGGCGACCTCACGCTCGATGCTAATCATCCGCAGTTTGCCGCGGCACAGGACAAGACGCAGCTGGCGCGCCTCAAGGTGACCACCTCAATGGGAGATGAAGATGGTGATGGTGACTTCGACAAGATAGTGGCCTACGGCGGTCGCTCATTCTCTATCTGGGATCAAAACGGTCAGCAGGTGTTCGACAGCGGCAGTGATTTCTCCCGCATCACGGCAGCGTTGCTGGGGATGAACTTCAACAACAATAACGAAGAGAACAAGGGCGACAGCCGCAGCGACGATAAGGGCGCCGAGCCCGAGGCGCTGGCGATTGGCGAGATTGAGGGTAAGCGCTACGCCTTCATCGGCCTGGAGCGCACCTCTGGCTTCATGATCTATGAGATCACCAACCCGTTTGCGGTGAAGTTTGTCGACTATGTGGTCAATCGTGATTTCGAGGTCGGCTTCGAGATCGATGGCAGCGACATCACAGGTTCGCCTGAGGCGGCGGGAGATCTCGGCCCTGAAGGGATGAGCTTCGTGGCCGCGGCCGACAGCCCCAACGGTAAGCCGCTGTTGATCATAGGCAATGAGGTGAGCGGCAGCACCAGCGTGTATCAGTTGTCGCTGCAGTGA
- a CDS encoding acetolactate synthase 3 large subunit — MEKLSGASMIVRSLIDEGVKHIFGYPGGSVLDIYDALHQKSGIEHILVRHEQAAVHMADGYARATGKVGVVLVTSGPGATNAITGIATAYMDSIPLVVLSGQVPSNLIGNDAFQECDMIGISRPVVKHSFLVTDAKDIPAIIKKAFYIASTGRPGPVVVDIPKDCLNPQILHEYQYPDEINMRSYNPTTTGHKGQIRRGLQALLKAKKPVLYVGGGAVISGADQQILKLSDRLGLPVVSTLMGLGAFPGTHANSVGMLGMHGCYEANMAMHNADLIFGIGVRFDDRTTNNVEKYCPNATILHIDIDPSSISKTVRVDIPIVGSADSVLDDMLALLDDEPSMKNDEGAIDYWWSEINQWRSRNSLAYDKSSERIKPQQVIETLHKLTNGDAYVASDVGQHQMFAALYYPFNKPRRWINSGGLGTMGFGLPAAMGVKMAKPDETVICVTGDGSIQMNIQELSTALQYDTPVKIINLNNRFLGMVKQWQDMIYSGRHSHSYMDSVPNFAKIAEAYGHVGMTISDPAELEAGLEKALAMKDKLVFVDISVDETEHVYPMQIRGGGMNEMWLSKTEKS, encoded by the coding sequence ATGGAAAAACTTTCCGGCGCCAGCATGATCGTCCGATCATTAATCGATGAAGGCGTTAAACACATTTTCGGCTATCCAGGTGGCTCGGTACTCGATATTTACGATGCCCTGCACCAGAAATCCGGCATAGAACATATTCTCGTACGCCACGAACAGGCGGCCGTGCACATGGCCGACGGCTATGCCCGCGCCACCGGCAAGGTGGGTGTGGTGCTGGTCACCTCTGGCCCAGGCGCCACCAATGCCATCACAGGGATCGCCACCGCCTACATGGACTCAATCCCGCTGGTCGTCCTCTCTGGACAGGTCCCCAGCAACTTAATTGGTAATGATGCCTTCCAGGAATGCGACATGATAGGTATCTCACGCCCCGTGGTGAAACACAGCTTCCTGGTGACAGACGCCAAGGATATTCCTGCCATCATCAAGAAGGCCTTCTATATCGCCTCTACCGGTCGTCCCGGCCCTGTGGTGGTAGACATTCCCAAGGATTGTCTCAACCCACAGATATTGCACGAATACCAATATCCGGATGAGATAAACATGCGTTCCTATAACCCGACGACTACGGGCCATAAGGGACAGATCCGCCGAGGCCTGCAGGCCCTGTTAAAGGCCAAGAAACCGGTACTCTATGTGGGAGGCGGCGCGGTGATCTCGGGCGCAGACCAGCAGATCCTTAAACTGTCTGACAGACTCGGCCTGCCGGTGGTCAGCACCCTAATGGGGCTGGGTGCCTTTCCCGGCACCCACGCCAACAGCGTCGGCATGCTCGGGATGCATGGCTGTTATGAGGCCAACATGGCGATGCACAACGCCGACCTTATCTTCGGCATCGGGGTAAGATTCGACGATCGCACCACCAACAATGTGGAAAAATATTGCCCCAACGCCACCATATTGCACATCGATATCGACCCGTCATCCATCTCCAAGACGGTCAGGGTGGATATCCCCATAGTAGGCTCGGCCGATAGCGTGCTCGATGACATGCTGGCCCTGCTGGACGATGAGCCGTCAATGAAAAATGATGAAGGCGCCATCGACTACTGGTGGAGCGAGATCAATCAGTGGCGCAGTCGCAACAGTCTGGCCTATGACAAGAGCAGCGAGCGCATCAAGCCCCAGCAGGTGATCGAGACCCTACACAAGCTGACCAATGGCGATGCCTACGTGGCCTCGGACGTGGGTCAGCATCAGATGTTTGCCGCCCTCTACTACCCTTTCAACAAGCCAAGGCGCTGGATCAACTCGGGTGGCCTGGGCACCATGGGCTTTGGCCTGCCGGCCGCCATGGGGGTCAAGATGGCCAAGCCGGACGAGACGGTTATCTGCGTCACAGGTGATGGCTCGATCCAGATGAATATCCAGGAGCTATCGACCGCGCTGCAATACGATACGCCGGTTAAAATTATCAACTTAAACAACCGTTTCCTCGGTATGGTGAAGCAGTGGCAGGATATGATCTACTCGGGTCGTCACTCCCACTCCTACATGGACTCAGTGCCTAACTTTGCCAAGATCGCCGAGGCCTACGGCCACGTGGGCATGACCATCAGCGACCCGGCCGAGCTGGAAGCCGGGCTCGAGAAGGCCCTTGCCATGAAGGACAAGCTGGTCTTTGTCGACATCAGCGTCGATGAGACAGAGCACGTCTACCCAATGCAGATCCGCGGTGGCGGGATGAATGAAATGTGGCTAAGCAAGACGGAGAAAAGCTAA